One Cognatishimia sp. WU-CL00825 genomic window carries:
- the acnA gene encoding aconitate hydratase AcnA has protein sequence MHVKTIPNTDFHAADYAGILGKKLNALPYSLRVLAEIAMRHSPEGAAALDVAKRDGSAVPFRPARLLLHDMLGIPALVDMMALRDHLHDHGGDPKKVDMSLPVDLIIDHSMSINHWADKFALTQNMEREFEINRERFAFLKACEARFPNLRVVPPGGGICHQVNLEFLGQTVLPAVNDPKLLIPDSSLGTDSHTTMINGLGILGWGIGGLEAEALLFGETSPLNVPQVVGLEVIGTPSHNITATDIALVIAEKLRAHGVVDKFVEIFGPSYRHLSVADRATIANMAPEYGSTVVFCPVDSNTIQYLRDTGRGVHVNRTEAYCRTQNMWADGVDKAIQYEELVTIDLSAIGRSVSGPSRPEQRIDLGNATRTLAPTAEVEATNRAAVPGKSHDIGDGDVIIAAVTSCTNTANPRNMVLAGMVAKNAVKRGLTVKPHVKTSLAPGSRVVAKYLAESGLQEPLNALGFEVAAFSCSTCNGMSGPLAPEHESAIKDNDIKGVAVLSGNRNFAGRIHPLASRNMIASPPLVVAYALMGTILKDIATEPLGHDQDGKPVMLQDLWPTADEVNAIIEAHVTPEAFRKNYDEIQNVNAEWNDLEVSTGRYDWVPSTYVSFPPFVKAIAPQAPDVTEINGLRPLVILGDSVTTDHISPSGIITRDSEGGQFLESQGVAFADFNSFGTRRGCSDVVIRSTFANYRLRNEMTPDHEGSFTSIQPEGTVTSVFKAIQTYVERDQPLVVIGGKEYGCGSSRDTAAKAPWLAGVRAVIAESFERIHRSNLVNMGIAPLCFPQGVTRKTLGLIGTETFDITLASDLKSAQLLINRADGSTETTPLDLRLYNTEERATFAQGGLLPRAFRKFQGQDAA, from the coding sequence ATGCATGTTAAAACCATCCCAAACACTGATTTTCACGCTGCTGACTACGCTGGTATTCTCGGTAAGAAACTAAACGCCCTGCCCTATAGCCTTCGGGTACTGGCGGAAATCGCCATGCGTCATTCGCCAGAGGGTGCCGCAGCTCTTGACGTCGCCAAACGCGATGGCAGCGCCGTCCCGTTTCGCCCAGCTCGGCTCTTGCTGCACGATATGTTGGGCATTCCAGCGTTGGTGGATATGATGGCCCTGCGTGACCATCTGCACGACCATGGAGGCGATCCAAAAAAAGTGGACATGAGCCTGCCCGTCGATTTGATCATCGACCATTCGATGTCCATCAACCACTGGGCAGACAAATTTGCCCTGACCCAAAACATGGAACGCGAATTTGAGATCAACCGCGAACGGTTTGCCTTTCTAAAAGCCTGCGAGGCCCGTTTCCCAAATCTGCGTGTGGTGCCTCCGGGCGGCGGAATTTGCCATCAGGTCAATCTCGAATTCCTCGGCCAAACCGTGCTGCCTGCGGTCAATGATCCAAAATTGTTGATCCCCGACAGTTCCCTTGGCACCGACAGCCATACAACCATGATCAACGGCCTGGGCATTCTTGGCTGGGGCATTGGTGGGCTCGAAGCCGAAGCGCTTTTGTTTGGAGAAACCTCGCCTCTGAATGTGCCTCAGGTTGTCGGCCTCGAAGTAATCGGCACCCCAAGCCACAACATCACAGCCACCGATATCGCCTTGGTGATCGCAGAAAAATTGCGTGCCCATGGTGTGGTTGACAAATTCGTAGAAATCTTTGGGCCGAGTTACCGCCATTTGTCCGTTGCTGATCGCGCCACCATCGCCAATATGGCACCAGAATATGGCTCAACCGTTGTGTTTTGCCCCGTAGACAGCAACACCATTCAGTACCTGCGTGACACCGGTCGTGGGGTACATGTTAACCGCACCGAAGCCTATTGCCGCACCCAAAATATGTGGGCGGACGGTGTCGACAAAGCCATCCAATACGAAGAACTTGTCACCATCGATCTTTCGGCCATTGGACGTTCAGTTTCTGGCCCGTCACGCCCTGAACAGCGCATCGATCTGGGCAACGCCACCCGCACCCTGGCCCCAACCGCCGAGGTCGAGGCGACAAATCGCGCAGCTGTGCCCGGCAAATCCCATGACATTGGCGACGGCGACGTGATTATTGCAGCCGTCACCAGCTGCACCAACACCGCCAATCCGCGTAATATGGTATTGGCCGGTATGGTGGCGAAAAATGCCGTCAAGCGCGGCCTGACGGTCAAGCCACATGTCAAAACATCCTTGGCTCCTGGGTCTCGCGTGGTTGCAAAATATCTGGCGGAAAGCGGGCTTCAAGAGCCGCTAAACGCATTGGGTTTCGAAGTCGCGGCTTTTTCCTGCTCTACCTGCAACGGCATGTCCGGACCACTGGCACCAGAACATGAAAGCGCCATCAAAGATAACGACATCAAGGGCGTTGCAGTGTTATCCGGCAACCGGAATTTCGCAGGTCGCATTCACCCGCTGGCCTCGCGCAACATGATCGCTTCACCGCCACTTGTTGTGGCCTACGCTCTGATGGGCACCATCCTCAAAGACATCGCGACCGAGCCCCTTGGCCACGACCAAGACGGTAAGCCGGTGATGCTTCAGGACCTCTGGCCAACTGCCGACGAAGTCAATGCCATCATCGAAGCACATGTTACTCCAGAGGCCTTCCGCAAAAACTATGACGAAATTCAGAACGTCAACGCTGAATGGAACGATCTAGAGGTCAGCACAGGGCGGTATGACTGGGTGCCCTCAACCTATGTGTCCTTCCCACCCTTTGTGAAAGCCATCGCGCCACAGGCTCCGGATGTCACAGAAATCAACGGGCTGCGGCCGCTGGTTATTCTGGGCGACTCGGTCACCACGGACCATATCTCGCCTTCGGGCATCATCACCCGTGACTCCGAAGGCGGGCAATTTCTGGAATCCCAAGGCGTGGCCTTTGCGGACTTCAACTCGTTTGGCACCCGCCGCGGCTGTTCGGACGTGGTCATCAGATCCACCTTTGCCAACTATCGCCTGCGCAATGAAATGACACCCGACCACGAAGGCAGTTTTACCAGCATCCAGCCCGAAGGCACCGTGACTTCGGTTTTCAAAGCCATCCAAACCTATGTTGAACGCGACCAGCCACTGGTTGTCATCGGCGGCAAGGAATACGGTTGTGGGTCTTCGCGTGATACCGCGGCTAAAGCTCCTTGGCTGGCCGGTGTCCGCGCCGTCATTGCCGAAAGCTTCGAGCGAATTCACCGTTCAAATCTGGTGAACATGGGCATTGCCCCTCTGTGTTTCCCCCAAGGCGTGACCCGCAAAACCCTTGG